The DNA segment TTGAAGACGTCTTTTACAGTAAAAAAAAGGTTGATAATCAGCGCGTGATCTGGCTGATTCATCGGTTATCATTGGCAGTTGAGGCTATGACCGGGCAACTGGTCGAAATGAATCCCCTTCGTTACATGAATTTAGCGGAAAATTTTTGTAGAATAGATGACCGCGTAAAGCTTGCTGTTGATCATGATCTGCCGGACTCTGACCCTCCTTATATTCTCTCTCTTGACAAAGCCGCAGACTTTCCTGATTTGGCCGGGGGCAAAGGAGCTAATCTCGGGCGTGCTTTCAACGAAGGCAGTGTTAATGTTCCGCCCGGTTTTGTTGTGACTGCGAATGCTTTTAATCTGTTTATTGATTTTAACGGGTTGAGAGATGCAATAGAAAGTCGTTTAAGCCTTATGGAGGTTGATAACCATTCCCTCCTTGCGAAGCTTACCCTTGAAATACAGGAACTGATTTTGGCCGCAGATGTTCCCGATGAAATTGCGGATGGTATCAGTTTGGCTATGTCGGAGATGTTTTCGGAGGAGGAGTTGATAGCTGTCCGCTCAAGTGCGTTGGCCGAAGACGGTGATATCTCTTTTGCCGGACAATATGCCAGTGAACTCAGTGTGCAGAAAAAAGATGTGCTTGAAGCGTATAAACGGGTTTTGGCTGGTAAATTCTGTCCCCGAGCTGTTTTTTACCGAATTTCTAACGGACTTTCCGACAGCGAAACTGCTATGGCTGTGTTGATTCTTCCCATGGTTGAAGCTGAGAAAGCGGGGGTTATCTATTCTAAGAATCCTGACTCTCAGTTCCGTAGTGAAAATATCTGTATTTATGGAGTTCACGGGCTTGGTGACTCTTTGGTAGATGGAAGTATTTCTCCTGCAAAAGCTTTTCTCTCCCGAGATCCTGAACCTAAATTGATTCGAATCAATTCTACAAAGAGGGATGCTCTTCCAAGTGAGGCAACTCTTCTTGAGCTCGGACGGATTGCCATGCGGCTTGAATCTCTTTTCGGCTTTCCGCAAGACATTGAGTGGGCTAAAGACTCTTCCGGCAATGTTTATATCTTACAGACACGTCCGATACAGCAGAATACAGATAAAGCTGCCGAGGTTCACTCACCAATAGAGAACACTCCTATAGTCAAAGGGCTTGAGCGTGCGTCACTGGGAGTGGGATGCGGTGAGATTTATTTTGCAGTAACCGGTAAGGATTTTGCGAATATTCCTGAAGGGGCGATCGTTGTTACACCGACTCTTAAGCCCGTACTTTCTCTGTTTATCTCTAAAATGAACGGGGTTATTGCCGGCACAGGCAGCCGGGCAAGTCATTTTGCATCCGTTGCACGTGAGTGTGGTCTACCCGTTTTGGTCGGGGACACTCTAGGGCGTTTTTCAACAGGACAATTTGTGACGGTAGACGGGGGTGATGGAACGGTGTTCGATGGCTGTGTGGAGGAAGTGGTAACTAGAAATTTTAAGAAAGAGAAAATTGCACAGCGAGTCTTTGATTTTTCCTCCAAAGTTGCGCCTTTTACTGTAAAGCTGAACCTTACGAACCCTGAGTCTGCTGATTTTACGGCTGAAGGGTGTTGTTCGCTGCATGATTTAGTTCGTTTTTGCCATGAAAAATCAGTAGAAGAAATGTTTTCATTGGTGGATAAAATGGGTCGCGGTATGGGCGCGGCAAAAGAATTGAAAAGTGAGTTACCTCTGGTTATGTATATTCTTGATCTCGGTAAGGGATTAGTTTCAAGCGTACCTAAAAGGGGGCACATAACTCCTCAGGATATAAAGAGTCAGCCAATGCGGGAGCTTTGGAGGGGGCTGGCCAGTCCTATGGTGAAATGGTCAAAGGGACTGACTCATATAGACTGGGAGGAGTTCGACCGGGTCTCTGCCGGAATATTCAGTGTTAATTCGAAGTTGCTTGCTAGTTACGGCATTGTTTCGGAAGACTATCTTCATCTTATGATTCGTTTTGGCTATCATTTTTCTGTAGTGGATTCCATCTGCGGACCCAACGCAGGGGCGAATTATATTAATTTTAGATTTAGAGGCGGTGGATCTGAACTTGAAAACAGGCTTTTACGGTTGGAATTTATTCGTCGAGTGCTTGATCATTACGGATTCAAAATTGAAATACACGGGGATATGCTTGACGCCATATGTTCCAGAATCAGTGAGAAAGATACCTGTGTTTTGTTAAATATATTGGGGTATCTGCTGGCGGTTACGCGACTGATGGATATGCGTCTTCAAAATGAGAAACAAGTGAAAGCCGAAGTCCGGCTGTTTATTGAGAGTGCGGAGAGGCTTGATGGGTACTGATCATAATAAACCGGCATATCATCTGACATGGGTTACGGACCAGCTTGCCGTGGGGTGTGCTCCCATGAGTTGTGTCCAACTTAAATCGCTGGAGGAACAGGGGGTGGATGCGATCCTGAACCTGTGCGGGGAGTTCTGCGACCTTTGTGACATCCAGAGAGAGGCCGGGTTTGATGTCTATTATCTTCCGCTCAAGGATGAAGAGGCTCCGGGGCTTATTGAACTTGAAAAGACTCTGGAATGGCTGGATGAAGCTATTTATCTAGGTAAAAAGGTTTTGATTCATTGTCGTCACGGTATCGGGCGTACCGGAACAATTCTCAATGCCTATTTGCTTCGTCGAGGTCTGGGGCATAGATTGGCTTGGAAAGCTTTAAGAAAACTGAGATCCAAACCTGCCAATTTCGAACAGTGGTGGGTCATCCGTAAATACGGCAAAAAGAGCGGCAAGTTAACGATTCGTGAACCTTATCTGGAATTCAAAAGGCTGGTTGATCTGTCTCCTTTTTTTAATGATTATGATCAATTGATTCAGCGCGTTGAATCTGTCGCTCGTGAGTCTGCACAAGTTGAAGCCTGCGGACTCAATAATGATCAGTGTTGTAGAACTCCGGTCAGTCTTACCTTGGTGGAAGCTGTACATCTCAGTCATCAGATTAATCTGGAGCTTGGTCACGAAGAACGTCTTGCTGTGATTGAACGGGCTGTTGAAACCGCTTGGGCTGAAAGGAGGGCTGCATCTGAACTGAGCAAAGAAAAAGGAGTTCTTGAGTTTTGTCTGTCCGGGGCAGGCTCGGTTTGTCCGTTGCTTAAAAATAAATCATGCCTTTTATTTGATGATCGTCCTTTGCAATGCAGAGCTTTCGGGTTGGATCTTTCCGAGGATGGAGAATTGTGGGGCAAGTTTCTGATTCCCGCATTGAATAAGATTTCTTCGGAAATATGGTTTGCTTACACCGGAGTTTTGTCTGACGAAAAGATGCCGCTTTTTTCTCTGCCGGATGTTGTTTCCGGTAAGTTTGTAGAAACCCTTTTCAAACGCATGATGAAGCAGGGTATTAATGAATAGTTTATGAATTAAGATCCTTAGGGTAGATGCTTAAACCATATATTCATTGTTTCTAGTCCTCCGCTGATATTAGTATTATTCGGGATTGTTCCAGAATAAGTATACCCGGCTTTGGCAAAAAGAGAATTTACTCCGTATGAACAGGCCCGTGCAATCGTGAAAAAGCACTTTTTACCTGTTGCTGCGGATTCTTTTTCTAGCTTGTGCAGTAATGATCCGGCTATACCTTTCTTGCGATATGCGGGTAGAACTGCAAAGTCGGTAAGTTCCGCACTCCATCCGTCCGAGCCTGCTTCTGCTGAAGCCGCACCGATTAATTTATCCTTGTTAAAAACTCCATAAAAACAGCCGTTTTGATTTATTTCATGTTTGAGGAATTCAGCGTCATGAACAGGGAAGGGGTAGGTGCTGAAGATCTCTTTGTATAAGGCTGCAAGGAGTTCGCAATCCTGAACGGTTAATTTCCTGATTTTCAGCCCTTCTTCAAGTTTGTTCTCAACTCCTGCTCCTGATTTTCTTTCAGCAACAGCAATAACTTTATCAAGTTCACTTTGATTTTCAATGTTTTCACGCCAAGGCTGTCTGTATAAGCTTAAAAAAGCTCCGTCATCATTAGAAAATAAATTCGGAACTGACGCTTCTTCTGTAAATCCTTCTGCTACAAAGTCCGGCAAGTAAATTCTTGGGATTTTGGCAAAAATCTTTGAGACATTGGCTGCCTCGGCTTTGCTTTTAAGCTTAAAAAGAATTTCAGGCATGTCGTCCGGTGACAGGTTCATCAGATAAATTCTGTCATTAAGCGGGCCAATCTGAATTTTGCTTTGTCCGATTGAAATTATTTTATCAGGAATCATTAGCACATCTTTCAGTTCTTTCGTTTTCTTCAGGAGTCAGGCTGAGTGTCTCATCCCAATCGGAAAGCAGTTTTGCAATTCCGATGGGGTTTTCTTCTGCGTCATCTTCCATTAATTGCAGTTTGCAATTCTCGCAGTCGCGGTCGCAATAATTGCATTCGTAGGTTTCCGGTTCAGCGTAAGTGGTTATAACCCCTTCGTAATTTCGCAAAATAATCTTGTTTGTAGCCCACGAAACAATATAGTTCGGCATCACTGGGATTTTTCCGCCACCGCCGGGAGCATCAATGACATAGGTCGGAACAGCAAACCCACTGGTATGTCCGCGCAGGCTTTCCATGATTTCTATCCCTTTGCCCACTGGAGTTCTGAAATGTGACAATCCTTCGGAAAGATCGCACTGGTAAAGGTAGTATGGACGAACTCTGTTTTTTACTAATTTATGATTGAGCGTTTTTATAAGACGCGGACAATCATTGATTCCGGCTAGAAGGACACTCTGATTACCAAGCGGGATTCCGGCGTCGGCAAGTTTTGTTAAAGCCCTTCGCGAAGATGCTGTCAGCTCACGTGGATGGTTGAAATGGGTATTGATCCAAAGGGGATGATGCTTCTTCAACATATTTACGAGTTTGTCCGTTATTCTATACGGCAGGACAACAGGCATACGTGTTCCGATTCTTACAACTTCCACATGGTCAATTTCACCTATTTTAGTGAGCAGCCAGTCCAGTTTTTCATCGGAGAGCATGAACGGATCTCCTCCGGAAAGCAGAACATCTCTGATTTGCGGAGTGTTGCGGATGTAGTCTAACCCTGCTTCAAGCTGAGCTTCACCGGGGATGGAATCTACATCTCCCACTTTTCTTTTGCGGGTACAATGTCTGCAATACATTGAGCAGAGATTACTGACATGAAATAAAACTCGATCCGGATATCTATGAGTAAGGCCCGGTACAGGGCTGTCTTTATCTTCATGTAATGGGTCCACCATATCACTGCGGCTGATTATAAGTTCGCGCGGATTTGGAAAGGACTGTTTGAATACTGGGTCGTTTTTGTAGTTATCTGTATGGATAAGAGATAAATAATAAGGAGTTACAGCAAGAGGGAATTTTTTGAGCGTTTGTTCATGTAACCTTCGTTCCTTATCGCTGAACTTTATACCGAGCGCTTTTTCAAAACCGGACACTGTCTTTATTGAATTGCGGATATGCCATTTCCAATCAGTCCAGTCCGTTTTGGACGAATCTTCGTCTAAAATGTCGGATAATTGCTGCTGATGTGAATTGTATACTTCCATTGTAAGTCCTTTGACAGCCGTGTCGTTATAAATAATGTAAAATCAATAAGGTAGAAGGCGTTAAAAAGGGTTATTAAAGCCTGTTGTTACACGCGATAATTTTTGATGTTAAATTTTTGTATGTCGTAAAAAAAGTCAGTAGTATGCTGTGTAAGCATATTATGAGTATGTAAAATATATATTTTAATGCATTGAGAATGCAAATAGATATTAAATAGCAATGAAATTAATTTCTTTTACATCAGTAAAATTAAATTTTAGAGTGTAAAACATTAAAAAAACAAAAATAAATTGAGTAATTGTTCTTATTTTTTGATTAAATCAAACTAACAGTTAAGTCGCAAGGTGACTTACTAGGTACTTAATGGGTAGTTTTGGTACCCATTTAACTATGAGTTGTTTTGATGCTTGAGGTAGGAAATGAGTGAAATCTTTTTCCCGCGCAGGCCGAGTTTGCGCCGGATATTTTTCCGATGAGTCAGAATTGTATCCACAGAAAGTCCGAGTAGTTCCGCGGTATGTTCACTGCTTTTTCCCGCTTCTATGTAGCGGCATATTTCAATTTCGCGAGGAGTTAGCTTAAGTAGAAGATCTTCGAATTGATCTCCTG comes from the Maridesulfovibrio ferrireducens genome and includes:
- the ablB gene encoding putative beta-lysine N-acetyltransferase, with amino-acid sequence MIPDKIISIGQSKIQIGPLNDRIYLMNLSPDDMPEILFKLKSKAEAANVSKIFAKIPRIYLPDFVAEGFTEEASVPNLFSNDDGAFLSLYRQPWRENIENQSELDKVIAVAERKSGAGVENKLEEGLKIRKLTVQDCELLAALYKEIFSTYPFPVHDAEFLKHEINQNGCFYGVFNKDKLIGAASAEAGSDGWSAELTDFAVLPAYRKKGIAGSLLHKLEKESAATGKKCFFTIARACSYGVNSLFAKAGYTYSGTIPNNTNISGGLETMNIWFKHLP
- the ablA gene encoding lysine 2,3-aminomutase, with protein sequence MEVYNSHQQQLSDILDEDSSKTDWTDWKWHIRNSIKTVSGFEKALGIKFSDKERRLHEQTLKKFPLAVTPYYLSLIHTDNYKNDPVFKQSFPNPRELIISRSDMVDPLHEDKDSPVPGLTHRYPDRVLFHVSNLCSMYCRHCTRKRKVGDVDSIPGEAQLEAGLDYIRNTPQIRDVLLSGGDPFMLSDEKLDWLLTKIGEIDHVEVVRIGTRMPVVLPYRITDKLVNMLKKHHPLWINTHFNHPRELTASSRRALTKLADAGIPLGNQSVLLAGINDCPRLIKTLNHKLVKNRVRPYYLYQCDLSEGLSHFRTPVGKGIEIMESLRGHTSGFAVPTYVIDAPGGGGKIPVMPNYIVSWATNKIILRNYEGVITTYAEPETYECNYCDRDCENCKLQLMEDDAEENPIGIAKLLSDWDETLSLTPEENERTERCANDS
- a CDS encoding dual specificity protein phosphatase family protein, with product MGTDHNKPAYHLTWVTDQLAVGCAPMSCVQLKSLEEQGVDAILNLCGEFCDLCDIQREAGFDVYYLPLKDEEAPGLIELEKTLEWLDEAIYLGKKVLIHCRHGIGRTGTILNAYLLRRGLGHRLAWKALRKLRSKPANFEQWWVIRKYGKKSGKLTIREPYLEFKRLVDLSPFFNDYDQLIQRVESVARESAQVEACGLNNDQCCRTPVSLTLVEAVHLSHQINLELGHEERLAVIERAVETAWAERRAASELSKEKGVLEFCLSGAGSVCPLLKNKSCLLFDDRPLQCRAFGLDLSEDGELWGKFLIPALNKISSEIWFAYTGVLSDEKMPLFSLPDVVSGKFVETLFKRMMKQGINE
- a CDS encoding PEP/pyruvate-binding domain-containing protein, with the translated sequence MQVKQLFKYWTYLFFAPGAHLRHKYSAFKSLLVHDATALELIADLEDVFYSKKKVDNQRVIWLIHRLSLAVEAMTGQLVEMNPLRYMNLAENFCRIDDRVKLAVDHDLPDSDPPYILSLDKAADFPDLAGGKGANLGRAFNEGSVNVPPGFVVTANAFNLFIDFNGLRDAIESRLSLMEVDNHSLLAKLTLEIQELILAADVPDEIADGISLAMSEMFSEEELIAVRSSALAEDGDISFAGQYASELSVQKKDVLEAYKRVLAGKFCPRAVFYRISNGLSDSETAMAVLILPMVEAEKAGVIYSKNPDSQFRSENICIYGVHGLGDSLVDGSISPAKAFLSRDPEPKLIRINSTKRDALPSEATLLELGRIAMRLESLFGFPQDIEWAKDSSGNVYILQTRPIQQNTDKAAEVHSPIENTPIVKGLERASLGVGCGEIYFAVTGKDFANIPEGAIVVTPTLKPVLSLFISKMNGVIAGTGSRASHFASVARECGLPVLVGDTLGRFSTGQFVTVDGGDGTVFDGCVEEVVTRNFKKEKIAQRVFDFSSKVAPFTVKLNLTNPESADFTAEGCCSLHDLVRFCHEKSVEEMFSLVDKMGRGMGAAKELKSELPLVMYILDLGKGLVSSVPKRGHITPQDIKSQPMRELWRGLASPMVKWSKGLTHIDWEEFDRVSAGIFSVNSKLLASYGIVSEDYLHLMIRFGYHFSVVDSICGPNAGANYINFRFRGGGSELENRLLRLEFIRRVLDHYGFKIEIHGDMLDAICSRISEKDTCVLLNILGYLLAVTRLMDMRLQNEKQVKAEVRLFIESAERLDGY